The Aedes aegypti strain LVP_AGWG chromosome 3, AaegL5.0 Primary Assembly, whole genome shotgun sequence genome contains a region encoding:
- the LOC5575404 gene encoding glucose dehydrogenase [FAD, quinone] has translation MLSGIGPKRHLETFGIPVIQSLDVGYNLHDHCTYTELNFLLNQTVTMVTNRTTAELFQEYITNHSGPFSIPARFESIAFVKTPHSDLPAEYPDLEIMLVSTYLNGDNTDIGFQLLGMPQIMNGSIFINYPGHDKFSLFPVIMRPKGRGRISLKSSNPFDPPLMEPNYLSNQHDIITLIDGMKMVVKVAESQNFAQYGAHLDPTPVSACAHLPFRSDQYWRCAIRQFGKNIHHQSGTCKMGPASDSTAVVNPELQVHGVRNLRVVDTSVIPLPIAGHTNGVVFMIGEKAADMVKRHWARRGYQ, from the coding sequence ATGTTATCTGGAATAGGGCCGAAACGACATCTTGAGACATTTGGAATACCTGTCATTCAATCCCTCGACGTCGGATACAATTTGCATGACCACTGCACCTATACAGAACTGAACTTTCTTCTCAATCAAACGGTCACAATGGTTACGAATCGAACAACAGCTGAACTATTTCAGGAGTACATTACTAATCACTCCGGACCATTTTCGATACCAGCTCGATTCGAGTCAATCGCTTTTGTCAAAACTCCTCACTCGGATCTACCCGCAGAATACCCGGACTTGGAAATCATGCTTGTATCGACCTATCTAAACGGAGACAACACAGACATTGGATTTCAACTCCTCGGGATGCCCCAAATCATGAACGGAAGTATTTTTATAAACTATCCCGGTCACGACAAATTCAGTCTGTTTCCCGTGATAATGCGACCGAAAGGCCGTGGCAGAATTTCTCTCAAGTCCTCCAATCCATTTGATCCCCCACTCATGGAACCCAACTATTTGAGCAATCAACACGATATCATCACCCTGATAGATGGTATGAAGATGGTAGTTAAAGTAGCTGAGTCCCAAAACTTTGCACAATATGGAGCCCATCTAGATCCAACTCCGGTGTCAGCCTGCGCTCATCTGCCGTTCAGAAGCGACCAATACTGGAGGTGTGCCATCCGGCAGTTCGGCAAAAACATCCACCACCAATCGGGAACATGCAAAATGGGACCGGCGAGCGATTCAACGGCCGTCGTCAATCCAGAGCTGCAGGTGCACGGTGTAAGGAATCTACGCGTGGTAGACACTTCCGTAATTCCTCTGCCAATCGCCGGACACACGAACGGGGTTGTGTTCATGATAGGCGAGAAGGCAGCCGATATGGTGAAGCGACACTGGGCACGTAGGGGCTATCAGTGA